One segment of Acetoanaerobium noterae DNA contains the following:
- a CDS encoding sugar ABC transporter substrate-binding protein, with the protein MKKWLSMFFAVALLAASVTGCSSPAPTTEAPEGSEAPADGKYKVAYVARAQADSFAAWLANAVKEESEKYDNMTVDIFDGQASDDTENSLIENAIANKYDLIIIQPNNGEAQRSYAEKAIAAGIKVITTNARISGIEGASSVDADPYKQAQVNAELAVEKVPQNANVVILKGPPGNFHADERYKSWQKEFFEKRPDVTIVGEEIANWNKDEAMTYMETWMQANKKIDAIISMNDNMAAGALEAVKDKPEFAEIQAYGVDGTAEACLLIKDGKMTSTSLQSAYDLATALMDTSNKLLTGEETQIDMDIDCPLITPDNVDQYIEMHKKAGAIN; encoded by the coding sequence ATGAAAAAATGGTTATCAATGTTTTTTGCTGTAGCACTTCTTGCAGCATCTGTAACAGGTTGTAGTTCACCAGCGCCAACTACTGAAGCACCAGAGGGCTCTGAGGCTCCAGCAGATGGAAAGTACAAAGTTGCTTATGTAGCTAGAGCTCAAGCAGATTCATTTGCAGCGTGGCTAGCTAATGCAGTAAAAGAAGAATCTGAGAAATATGACAACATGACTGTTGATATCTTCGACGGACAAGCATCAGACGATACTGAGAACTCACTTATCGAAAACGCTATCGCAAACAAGTATGACCTTATTATCATTCAGCCAAATAATGGAGAAGCACAAAGATCATATGCAGAAAAAGCTATAGCTGCAGGAATCAAAGTTATAACAACTAATGCAAGAATTTCTGGAATTGAAGGAGCTTCTTCAGTTGACGCAGACCCATACAAGCAAGCTCAAGTAAATGCAGAGCTAGCAGTAGAAAAAGTACCTCAAAATGCTAATGTAGTTATACTTAAGGGGCCTCCAGGAAACTTCCACGCTGATGAGAGATATAAATCATGGCAAAAAGAGTTTTTTGAAAAAAGACCTGACGTTACTATAGTTGGAGAAGAGATTGCTAACTGGAATAAAGACGAAGCTATGACATACATGGAAACATGGATGCAAGCTAATAAGAAAATTGACGCTATAATATCTATGAATGATAATATGGCAGCAGGTGCATTAGAAGCAGTTAAAGATAAACCTGAATTTGCTGAAATTCAAGCTTACGGAGTAGATGGAACAGCTGAAGCATGCCTACTTATTAAAGATGGCAAAATGACTTCTACAAGTCTTCAAAGTGCTTATGATTTAGCAACTGCATTAATGGATACAAGCAATAAATTACTTACTGGAGAAGAGACACAAATAGATATGGATATAGATTGTCCACTTATAACACCTGATAACGTTGATCAATATATTGAAATGCACAAAAAAGCAGGCGCAATTAACTAG
- a CDS encoding ABC transporter permease yields MSNKAKGKINPDMLSKYGIYLVLLVLFVVSWMANENFMTKSNLTNVSVQIAVGTILAFGQTILIISGMLDLSSASVLALAGVLSISAYLSTGSLFIGFLVAILVSVACNVLNGLMVTKFKTPPFIATLAMMTMARGAALLYTKGQNIYQIKDYTIFGQGNLMGIPIPIIFLVLTLIITWYILNHTVFGRSIYAIGGNEEAANASGINVDRVKMKAFIFNGILVGLAGVIFMSRVNGGLPNGAVGYEFKALTAAVIGGTSFSGGVGTAFGTLAGAFIVGFLDNIMVMVGLDSYLQQIVRGAIIALAVIYDIWSKSKGKSKKLIMVEETKEKVS; encoded by the coding sequence GTGAGTAATAAAGCAAAAGGAAAAATTAATCCAGATATGCTGAGCAAATATGGAATATATCTTGTATTGTTAGTTTTATTTGTAGTCAGCTGGATGGCAAATGAAAACTTCATGACAAAATCAAATCTCACCAATGTTTCTGTTCAGATAGCAGTAGGCACAATTCTAGCATTTGGACAAACTATTTTAATCATTTCGGGAATGTTGGATCTTTCATCAGCATCAGTTTTAGCTTTAGCAGGGGTTTTATCAATCTCAGCCTACTTATCGACAGGCTCGTTGTTTATAGGTTTTTTGGTAGCAATTTTAGTAAGTGTTGCCTGCAACGTTTTAAATGGACTTATGGTAACAAAATTCAAGACACCACCATTTATAGCAACACTGGCTATGATGACAATGGCAAGAGGTGCAGCACTTTTATATACTAAAGGGCAAAATATTTATCAGATTAAGGACTATACGATATTTGGACAAGGTAATCTAATGGGAATTCCTATTCCTATAATATTTTTAGTATTAACTCTTATCATCACTTGGTACATTTTAAATCATACGGTTTTCGGACGTTCTATTTATGCAATAGGTGGAAATGAAGAAGCAGCAAATGCTTCAGGCATCAACGTTGATAGAGTAAAAATGAAAGCATTTATATTTAATGGAATTTTAGTAGGTCTTGCAGGAGTTATCTTTATGTCTAGGGTAAATGGCGGACTTCCTAATGGAGCTGTAGGTTACGAATTTAAAGCCTTAACTGCTGCTGTCATAGGTGGAACTAGTTTCTCTGGTGGAGTTGGAACAGCATTTGGAACTTTAGCAGGAGCTTTTATAGTAGGCTTCCTTGATAATATCATGGTTATGGTTGGTCTAGACTCATATCTTCAGCAGATAGTAAGAGGTGCAATCATAGCTCTTGCAGTTATCTATGATATTTGGTCAAAATCAAAAGGCAAAAGCAAGAAACTAATTATGGTAGAAGAAACAAAGGAAAAAGTCAGCTGA
- a CDS encoding sugar ABC transporter ATP-binding protein has protein sequence MSQAVKLEVKGITKTFPGVKALDNVSFSVKKGTVHVLCGENGAGKSTLMKIINGIYKPDSGEIVIDGKPVNVKNPIDARKHGISMIFQELNYIPEMTIEESFFVGSWPVDSIKKVDWKSIKKKTDDLLKREGLAYNSKTKLKDLSVSDVQMLEILKAISYDSDIIIMDEPTSAITNKEVRTLFGKIKELKERGACIIYISHKMEEIFEIADEITVFRDGKVIDSRPVEAYDLNLVISQMVGREISDSYPKQDLEIGETALEVKNLSSKGSFKDVNFAVKRGEIIGFAGLMGAGRTEVMRALFGLDKYDSGEILINNVPVRIHSPQDSVKHKIAMLSEDRRRFGIVPVRSVKENASLSNLKRFIYKGRLHKSEENAVIGEYFKKMNVKTPTMDTTIDVLSGGNQQKVILAKWMVTNPDILILDEPTRGIDVGAKYEIYELITKLASEGRALILISSELPELIGMCDRVYVMSKGQIKGELSAGDITQEKIMYLATQN, from the coding sequence ATGAGCCAAGCAGTAAAGCTAGAAGTAAAAGGCATAACCAAAACCTTTCCTGGAGTCAAGGCTTTGGATAATGTAAGCTTCTCCGTAAAAAAAGGAACTGTACATGTTCTTTGTGGAGAAAACGGAGCAGGAAAGTCAACGCTTATGAAAATCATAAACGGAATATATAAACCTGACTCTGGAGAGATAGTTATCGATGGAAAACCAGTTAATGTAAAAAATCCTATCGATGCAAGAAAACATGGGATAAGTATGATTTTTCAGGAATTAAACTATATACCAGAAATGACAATTGAGGAAAGCTTTTTTGTAGGAAGCTGGCCTGTAGACTCAATAAAAAAAGTCGATTGGAAATCCATCAAAAAGAAAACTGATGATTTGCTAAAACGTGAGGGCTTAGCTTACAATTCTAAAACAAAGCTTAAGGATTTATCAGTATCAGATGTACAGATGCTAGAGATTTTAAAGGCGATATCTTATGATTCGGATATAATCATCATGGATGAGCCTACATCAGCTATAACAAACAAAGAGGTTAGGACTCTTTTTGGAAAAATTAAAGAGTTAAAGGAAAGAGGAGCTTGCATCATCTATATATCTCACAAAATGGAAGAGATATTTGAGATTGCAGATGAAATCACTGTATTTAGAGATGGTAAGGTTATAGATTCCAGACCAGTTGAAGCTTATGATTTGAATTTAGTAATCTCTCAGATGGTAGGAAGAGAAATAAGCGATTCATATCCGAAACAAGATTTAGAAATTGGAGAAACAGCCTTAGAGGTAAAAAATCTTTCAAGTAAAGGTAGCTTTAAGGATGTAAATTTTGCAGTTAAGCGTGGAGAAATTATAGGCTTTGCAGGGCTTATGGGAGCAGGAAGAACAGAAGTAATGAGGGCTTTGTTTGGACTTGATAAATACGACAGCGGAGAGATATTAATCAACAATGTGCCTGTGAGGATTCATTCTCCACAAGACAGTGTAAAGCATAAGATTGCAATGCTTTCTGAGGATAGAAGAAGATTTGGTATAGTGCCAGTTAGAAGTGTAAAAGAAAACGCTTCTTTATCTAATCTAAAGAGGTTTATTTACAAAGGTAGACTTCATAAATCGGAGGAAAACGCTGTTATAGGGGAGTATTTCAAAAAAATGAATGTAAAGACTCCGACTATGGATACGACAATTGATGTTCTAAGCGGAGGAAACCAACAAAAGGTTATTTTGGCAAAGTGGATGGTAACTAATCCAGATATTTTAATACTAGATGAACCTACTAGAGGAATAGATGTAGGTGCAAAATATGAAATTTACGAACTTATAACCAAATTGGCATCAGAGGGAAGAGCTCTAATATTGATTTCATCAGAGCTTCCTGAGCTCATTGGTATGTGTGATAGAGTTTATGTTATGTCAAAAGGACAGATTAAAGGCGAGCTTTCAGCTGGAGATATAACACAAGAAAAAATAATGTATCTTGCGACACAAAATTAA
- a CDS encoding LacI family DNA-binding transcriptional regulator, with translation MKHVSHISKKKLGDMMANIREIAKRAGIGIATVSRYFNDSGYVSEESREKIRKAVEELDYTPNALARAIFKKNTKIIGLMIPNITNPFFNQMVSEMEKLFRKQNYTIILCNTDDDKEKEQFHIETLRSYRVAGIVAMRTMTPESYRNIDIPVIAFENQISPEHITVASDNYKGGMAAFKHLYDGGCRKILHIQGPEVFIATTERLRGFIEASKKKKDALVDVVKLETDFHIKSLEPAIENIKNITDYDGIFVFNDISAAVVMKHLHDLGVRIPEQTQIIGFDNSFLGELLLPSLTTIDQPIKQLGKITTDLMIRLINGEEIDQKEYYLKTTVIKRSSTLGKIATSKE, from the coding sequence GTGAAACATGTTTCACACATATCAAAAAAGAAACTAGGGGATATGATGGCAAACATAAGAGAAATAGCAAAAAGAGCAGGAATAGGTATTGCTACAGTGTCTAGATACTTCAATGATTCTGGTTATGTAAGCGAAGAGTCGAGAGAGAAAATAAGAAAAGCTGTGGAAGAATTAGATTATACACCTAACGCACTGGCTAGAGCTATATTCAAAAAGAATACTAAAATCATAGGACTTATGATTCCAAATATTACAAACCCTTTCTTCAATCAAATGGTTTCTGAAATGGAAAAGCTTTTTAGGAAGCAAAACTATACCATAATTCTTTGCAATACAGATGATGACAAAGAAAAAGAGCAGTTTCATATTGAAACGCTAAGGAGCTATAGGGTAGCTGGAATTGTAGCTATGCGTACAATGACACCTGAGTCCTACAGAAATATCGATATACCAGTTATAGCTTTTGAAAATCAAATATCACCTGAGCATATTACAGTAGCATCTGATAACTATAAGGGTGGTATGGCTGCATTTAAACATCTGTATGATGGTGGATGCCGAAAGATTCTTCATATACAAGGTCCAGAGGTTTTTATCGCAACTACCGAAAGATTAAGAGGCTTTATAGAAGCATCCAAGAAGAAAAAGGATGCACTTGTAGATGTAGTCAAGCTAGAGACAGACTTTCATATTAAGAGCTTGGAGCCAGCCATTGAGAATATAAAAAATATAACTGATTATGATGGCATATTTGTATTCAACGATATCTCTGCAGCAGTGGTTATGAAGCATCTGCATGACTTAGGAGTAAGGATACCAGAGCAAACTCAAATAATAGGATTCGACAACAGCTTCCTAGGTGAGCTATTACTTCCATCACTTACGACTATAGATCAGCCTATAAAGCAGCTTGGAAAAATAACTACTGATTTAATGATAAGACTCATAAATGGCGAGGAAATTGACCAAAAAGAGTATTATCTAAAAACGACTGTTATAAAGAGGAGTTCAACTCTTGGAAAAATAGCAACTTCAAAGGAATAA
- a CDS encoding sensor domain-containing protein, with product MDKKDYDISNLAISEADTIKEKSPWKTIVIYMILGFLWILFSDRFVDIFADSHETYKLMQSYKGVFYVVVTAVILFYLIKYDYSKIMKLTNDVSEKNEELVSFSEELIAMDEDLQQKIESLNTAMKSINEQKQFTDDIFQNSNTCIVTWGLDGEVLDINNHFTELMGYDRQDIIGKKWYEILLPEEQKYKYYELTSKLESDRKVQNYENKALAKDGRIFDMLWNNAMIYNPQDDLTIVVSFGIDLTMQKQNERRIYELAYNDKLTGFKNLIAFENDINSKINKKTSFTLYYLDMDNFKHLNEIHGHKCGDMFLKDYASRLLTIFDRTNVYRWCGDEFVIIEEDTNDINITKRIDEIALLTKNIWKYKNVEYYPSVSIGITKFPEDAENLEGLKKNMDMALYKAKSSGKSLAVAYHSDFQKDIEKKLDLENTITQALINESFRLVFQPIYSIKTGKIISIEALIRCKSLNINIGEMINIAEESGQILQIDRWVVKKAFEIMKNELDKYDILLSINLSAKSIASPDLIDYLSNITKEYNINPIKIEFELTEHSLIFDIDWSKEVIGKLKHLGFGIALDDFGTRYSSLNYLSTIPFDSLKIDKSYIDKIVDTDKSRVIVEQIIDLSHNLGLTTVAEGIEENEQLDILKKLDCDYGQGYLLDKPLELEDLIIKIN from the coding sequence ATGGACAAAAAAGATTACGATATATCAAACTTAGCAATCTCAGAAGCTGATACTATTAAAGAAAAATCACCTTGGAAAACAATTGTGATATATATGATTTTGGGATTTTTGTGGATATTATTTTCAGATAGGTTTGTAGATATTTTTGCTGATAGCCATGAAACATATAAATTAATGCAGTCCTACAAAGGAGTATTTTATGTAGTTGTCACAGCTGTGATATTGTTTTATTTAATCAAATATGACTACTCGAAGATAATGAAGCTTACAAATGATGTTTCTGAAAAAAATGAAGAGCTTGTCAGTTTTTCAGAGGAATTAATAGCTATGGATGAAGATTTACAGCAAAAGATTGAATCATTAAATACTGCTATGAAAAGCATAAACGAGCAAAAACAGTTTACTGATGATATATTCCAAAACAGCAACACCTGTATTGTTACCTGGGGACTTGACGGTGAAGTTCTAGATATAAACAATCATTTTACTGAGCTTATGGGATATGATAGACAAGATATCATAGGTAAGAAATGGTACGAAATTTTACTTCCTGAAGAACAAAAATATAAGTATTATGAGCTGACTTCGAAGCTTGAATCAGATAGAAAGGTTCAAAACTACGAAAATAAAGCCTTGGCAAAGGATGGGCGTATATTTGATATGCTTTGGAATAATGCCATGATTTACAATCCTCAAGATGATTTGACAATAGTAGTTTCATTTGGGATTGACCTTACTATGCAAAAGCAAAATGAGAGAAGGATATATGAGCTTGCTTATAATGATAAATTAACTGGATTTAAAAACTTAATTGCTTTTGAAAATGATATAAATTCTAAAATTAATAAAAAAACAAGCTTTACTTTATATTATCTAGATATGGATAATTTCAAGCATCTTAATGAAATACATGGACATAAATGTGGAGATATGTTTTTAAAGGATTATGCTTCGAGATTGCTTACTATTTTCGATAGAACAAATGTATACAGATGGTGTGGAGATGAGTTTGTAATCATTGAAGAGGATACAAATGATATCAATATAACCAAGAGAATAGATGAAATAGCATTGCTTACAAAGAATATATGGAAGTATAAAAATGTTGAGTACTATCCATCTGTAAGTATAGGAATAACTAAGTTCCCTGAGGATGCTGAAAATTTAGAGGGCTTGAAAAAGAACATGGATATGGCTCTATATAAAGCAAAATCGAGTGGAAAATCCTTAGCCGTAGCCTATCATTCAGACTTTCAAAAGGATATAGAAAAAAAGCTGGATTTAGAAAACACAATAACTCAGGCACTTATAAATGAAAGCTTTAGGCTAGTATTTCAACCTATTTACAGCATTAAGACAGGAAAAATAATTTCGATAGAGGCTTTAATCAGATGCAAAAGCTTGAATATAAATATAGGAGAAATGATTAATATAGCTGAGGAAAGTGGTCAGATTCTCCAAATAGACAGATGGGTAGTTAAAAAAGCCTTTGAAATTATGAAAAATGAATTAGATAAATACGACATTCTGCTGTCTATCAACCTTTCAGCTAAAAGTATAGCTTCACCAGATTTAATAGATTATTTAAGCAATATAACAAAAGAATACAATATAAATCCAATCAAAATAGAGTTTGAGCTTACTGAGCATTCCTTGATTTTCGATATTGATTGGAGTAAAGAGGTAATAGGTAAGCTAAAGCATCTAGGCTTTGGGATTGCACTTGATGATTTTGGAACGAGATATTCATCACTTAATTATCTTAGTACCATTCCTTTTGATTCTTTAAAAATTGACAAATCATATATAGACAAAATAGTTGATACAGATAAAAGCAGGGTGATAGTAGAGCAAATTATTGATTTATCACATAATTTGGGGCTTACTACTGTAGCTGAAGGAATCGAAGAAAATGAGCAGCTTGATATATTAAAAAAGCTAGACTGCGATTATGGACAAGGATATTTACTTGATAAACCATTGGAATTAGAAGATTTAATCATAAAAATAAATTAA
- the arsB gene encoding ACR3 family arsenite efflux transporter, giving the protein MSKQKLEGISFFERYLTIWVALCMVIGVLIGKFIPAIPAFLGKFEYANVSIPIAVLIWLMIYPMMMKVDFHSVKNVGKNPKGLYVTWITNWLIKPFTMFAIASFFFYKVFSGFISPELARDYLAGAVLLGAAPCTAMVFVWSHLTKGNPAYTVVQVATNDLIILAAFTPIVAFLLGIGGISIPWDTLILSVVLFVVVPLTAGVITRNVITKNKGVEYFEKNFIPKFSNITIGGLLLTLVIIFSFQGHVILENPLHILLIAIPLTIQTFFIFFVAYIAAKLLKLPHNVAAPAGMIGASNFFELAVAVAIALFGTTSPVALATIVGVLVEVPVMLILVKIANNTKAWFES; this is encoded by the coding sequence ATGAGTAAACAAAAGTTAGAGGGTATCAGTTTTTTTGAGAGATATCTTACCATTTGGGTAGCACTTTGTATGGTTATAGGTGTTTTAATTGGGAAGTTTATACCTGCTATACCAGCATTTTTAGGTAAATTTGAATATGCAAATGTTTCAATTCCTATTGCTGTTTTAATATGGCTTATGATTTATCCGATGATGATGAAAGTAGATTTTCACAGTGTTAAGAATGTAGGTAAAAATCCAAAAGGGCTTTATGTTACATGGATTACAAACTGGCTTATAAAACCATTTACTATGTTTGCTATTGCATCATTTTTCTTTTATAAAGTATTTTCAGGTTTTATTTCTCCAGAGCTAGCAAGAGATTATTTGGCAGGGGCTGTGTTACTAGGGGCGGCGCCTTGTACTGCGATGGTTTTTGTATGGAGCCATCTTACTAAAGGCAACCCAGCCTACACAGTAGTTCAAGTAGCGACAAATGATCTTATTATATTGGCAGCATTTACACCTATCGTTGCATTTTTGCTTGGAATAGGTGGGATAAGTATACCATGGGATACTTTGATTCTATCTGTTGTACTCTTTGTGGTAGTGCCACTTACAGCAGGGGTAATTACTAGAAATGTAATTACTAAAAATAAAGGAGTAGAGTATTTTGAAAAGAATTTTATACCTAAGTTTAGCAATATCACAATTGGAGGCTTGCTTTTAACCTTAGTTATCATTTTCTCTTTCCAAGGCCATGTTATTTTAGAAAATCCACTCCACATTTTATTAATTGCCATACCACTTACAATCCAGACCTTTTTCATTTTCTTCGTAGCATATATAGCAGCAAAGCTTCTTAAACTGCCGCATAATGTTGCAGCACCAGCTGGAATGATAGGAGCATCTAACTTTTTCGAGCTTGCAGTAGCAGTAGCTATAGCACTTTTTGGAACTACTAGTCCAGTAGCACTTGCAACTATTGTAGGAGTTTTGGTTGAGGTTCCAGTAATGCTCATATTAGTAAAAATAGCTAATAACACTAAAGCTTGGTTCGAGTCATAA
- a CDS encoding ArsR/SmtB family transcription factor has protein sequence MDYESNARLFKAFCDENRLRIIDLLKDGEKCACTLQDELTIVQSTLSHHMKILIESKVVEARKDKKWTYYSLSDSGSELAKNTLSEILTKSENYSSFCICED, from the coding sequence TTGGATTATGAAAGCAATGCTAGACTATTTAAAGCGTTTTGTGATGAGAATAGACTGAGAATTATAGACCTTTTAAAAGATGGAGAAAAATGTGCGTGTACACTTCAAGATGAACTCACTATTGTTCAGTCGACATTGTCTCACCACATGAAAATTTTAATTGAGAGTAAAGTAGTAGAGGCAAGAAAAGACAAGAAGTGGACCTACTATTCTTTATCTGATAGCGGAAGTGAGCTTGCAAAGAATACTCTTAGTGAGATTCTTACTAAAAGTGAAAATTACAGTAGTTTTTGCATATGTGAGGATTAA
- a CDS encoding permease: MNIILYSLAIILLAASYLKDKSKTKKALKKAWKSFENILPELLVIMLLIGVLLAVVDHELISSLLGESSGWFGVILASIIGAITLIPGFVAFPTAALLLKGGAGYMQIAAFVSTLMMVGIVTLPVEVKYFGKKISYTRNVLAFMFSFIVAIVVGMVVTNL, from the coding sequence ATGAATATAATCTTATATTCTTTAGCTATCATACTGCTAGCTGCTTCATACTTAAAGGACAAATCAAAAACAAAAAAGGCACTAAAAAAAGCTTGGAAGTCATTTGAAAACATACTTCCAGAATTACTTGTAATAATGCTTCTGATAGGAGTACTTCTAGCAGTAGTAGATCATGAATTAATTTCTAGCTTGCTAGGTGAAAGTTCAGGGTGGTTTGGAGTTATATTAGCTTCCATTATAGGAGCGATTACACTTATTCCTGGATTCGTTGCTTTTCCTACTGCTGCTCTTCTTTTAAAGGGTGGAGCTGGCTACATGCAAATAGCTGCTTTTGTATCTACACTTATGATGGTTGGAATTGTAACATTACCAGTTGAAGTTAAGTATTTTGGCAAGAAAATTTCTTACACTAGAAATGTGCTCGCTTTTATGTTTTCTTTTATTGTTGCAATTGTTGTAGGAATGGTGGTGACTAACTTATGA
- a CDS encoding permease — MIPILKRYRAFLIVLLAVLILTFINKSLGKEIIGITSFSLKEMLQVIPPIFLLLGLLDVWVPKETMTKFMGEGSGLKGILLAMFIGSAAAGPLYGAFPVAAVFMKKGVSLKNILIFIGAWSTTKIPLILFEITSLGPKFALTRFLINIPGIIIIATILSKIVPQDEINEIYKKAHESI, encoded by the coding sequence ATGATACCTATATTAAAAAGATACAGAGCTTTTTTAATCGTACTTCTTGCTGTACTTATATTGACTTTTATTAATAAATCATTAGGTAAAGAAATCATAGGTATAACTAGCTTTTCATTAAAGGAAATGCTTCAAGTAATACCACCTATTTTCTTATTACTAGGACTTCTCGATGTGTGGGTTCCAAAGGAAACTATGACAAAATTCATGGGAGAGGGCTCTGGCCTTAAAGGAATTCTTTTGGCAATGTTTATAGGCTCAGCTGCTGCTGGCCCACTTTATGGTGCCTTTCCTGTAGCTGCAGTATTTATGAAAAAAGGTGTGTCACTAAAAAACATACTCATATTCATAGGAGCCTGGTCTACAACAAAAATTCCACTTATTTTATTTGAAATAACATCTCTAGGTCCTAAGTTTGCCTTGACGAGATTCCTTATTAATATCCCTGGAATCATAATCATAGCTACCATACTATCTAAAATAGTCCCTCAAGATGAAATCAATGAAATTTATAAAAAAGCACACGAATCAATATAA
- a CDS encoding ArsR/SmtB family transcription factor codes for MNQLINLFKLLSDESRLRIIMMLYHQELCVCQLTGILELSQPTISKNLSKLRDLNLVKDTRKEKFVFYSLNLDNKVFIKLLDDIAETIELYPQLVLDKSRLSDKDIYLNQCCNPVL; via the coding sequence ATGAACCAACTTATTAATTTATTTAAACTTTTATCTGATGAATCAAGGCTAAGAATAATAATGATGCTATATCATCAAGAGCTCTGTGTATGTCAATTAACTGGAATACTTGAACTATCTCAGCCTACTATTTCGAAGAATCTTTCTAAGCTAAGAGATTTAAATTTAGTAAAGGATACTAGAAAGGAAAAGTTTGTTTTTTACTCTTTAAACTTAGATAATAAAGTATTTATAAAATTACTAGACGATATAGCAGAAACTATTGAACTATATCCTCAACTAGTACTTGATAAATCAAGACTTTCAGATAAAGATATCTATCTCAATCAATGCTGTAACCCAGTTTTATAA